The Sporocytophaga myxococcoides genome includes a window with the following:
- a CDS encoding TauD/TfdA dioxygenase family protein, translating into MKTEKIAIGCNIYGVDVNHLSDTEISSLQNELYKNRIIILKNQDISDEAYCNFATRFGTPIPYLQENYHHPKFPLIFVSSNVKKDGKQIGVPRTGGYWHSDTSFEKDPKVLTMLLPKVLPSTVKRTTKFIDMNAVYKALPKKLLKEIEGEEFIHSGRWKYKIRPEDAGIDISEMLEMIDFYAPPVNHPAILEHPYTKEKIVYGTRGFTIGIKNKSLDDSQRILNEIFDFAETDQFIREVTWSLGDLIIWDNRFLAHCSGRKKAVTENIHEDVKKEEETMMYRITLKDAFPLCASLLHENVNALQN; encoded by the coding sequence ATGAAAACAGAAAAAATTGCTATCGGCTGTAATATATACGGCGTTGACGTAAACCACCTTTCAGATACTGAAATAAGTTCACTCCAAAATGAGTTGTACAAAAACCGGATTATCATTCTTAAAAATCAGGATATATCCGATGAAGCTTATTGTAACTTTGCTACTAGATTCGGAACTCCCATACCCTATCTTCAAGAGAACTATCACCATCCGAAGTTTCCGCTGATCTTCGTATCATCAAATGTAAAAAAAGATGGAAAACAAATAGGCGTACCTCGTACGGGTGGATACTGGCATTCTGACACATCGTTTGAGAAGGATCCAAAAGTACTTACTATGTTATTGCCTAAAGTACTTCCTTCAACGGTTAAAAGAACAACTAAATTTATTGACATGAACGCTGTATACAAAGCACTTCCCAAGAAGCTTCTCAAGGAAATAGAAGGAGAAGAATTTATCCATAGCGGAAGATGGAAATATAAAATCCGTCCGGAAGATGCAGGTATAGATATCTCTGAAATGCTTGAAATGATTGACTTTTACGCCCCTCCTGTCAATCACCCAGCCATTCTTGAACATCCATATACTAAAGAAAAAATTGTATACGGTACAAGAGGCTTTACAATAGGGATTAAGAATAAATCTCTGGATGACTCTCAAAGAATATTAAATGAAATTTTTGACTTTGCAGAAACAGATCAGTTTATCAGAGAAGTTACCTGGTCTCTTGGTGATCTTATCATATGGGATAATCGCTTTCTCGCTCATTGTTCAGGAAGAAAAAAAGCCGTCACTGAAAACATCCACGAAGATGTAAAGAAAGAAGAAGAAACGATGATGTACAGAATTACCTTAAAGGATGCATTTCCTTTGTGTGCCTCTCTACTCCATGAAAATGTTAACGCATTACAAAACTGA
- a CDS encoding class I SAM-dependent methyltransferase, translating to MNKQKSNAIRSAETVAALRAATAQEEDICIQCEDYLAKFFIGYKYRLITSIKPQWLLQKLIEAMSPGSYCFAIIRTKFFDEILLKEISRDIEQVVILGAGYDTRGIRFKAHLKNIKVFEVDFPGTQKNKRKKLVHLPEEIPSNIHYIPLDFNERPFQEGLIEAGFSKKKRTLFLWEGVSYYLPEKVVVGVLSFISQCAAGSSIVFDYATRKFVNGDHSTHGGKEIAKWLAKIKEPFLFGLNADEISPFLSKQNLSVVTDCGPEEQENMYLRNRNGKIIGQTLGHVRMVHARISDK from the coding sequence ATGAATAAACAAAAAAGCAATGCAATCCGCTCTGCGGAAACCGTGGCTGCCCTAAGAGCAGCCACGGCTCAAGAAGAGGATATTTGTATCCAGTGTGAAGATTATCTTGCTAAATTTTTCATTGGATACAAGTACCGTCTTATTACAAGCATAAAACCTCAATGGCTTCTTCAAAAGCTCATTGAAGCCATGTCTCCTGGAAGTTACTGTTTTGCTATCATCAGAACAAAATTCTTTGATGAAATCCTTCTCAAAGAAATATCCAGAGATATAGAACAAGTGGTGATACTTGGCGCAGGATATGACACAAGGGGAATCAGATTCAAAGCACATCTTAAGAATATAAAAGTATTTGAAGTCGACTTCCCGGGAACACAGAAAAATAAAAGAAAAAAGCTTGTGCATCTTCCAGAAGAAATTCCTTCTAATATTCATTATATTCCATTGGACTTTAATGAAAGACCTTTTCAAGAAGGTCTCATAGAAGCAGGGTTTTCTAAGAAAAAACGGACCTTGTTTTTGTGGGAAGGTGTTTCTTATTATCTACCTGAAAAAGTCGTTGTAGGAGTACTTAGCTTTATATCTCAATGTGCAGCAGGAAGCTCTATAGTTTTTGACTATGCTACAAGAAAATTTGTAAATGGAGACCATAGCACGCATGGAGGTAAAGAAATTGCTAAGTGGCTGGCAAAAATTAAAGAACCATTTCTGTTCGGTCTAAATGCAGATGAAATAAGTCCTTTTTTATCCAAACAAAACTTGTCTGTGGTAACTGATTGTGGACCTGAAGAGCAAGAGAATATGTATTTGAGAAACAGAAATGGAAAGATTATTGGCCAGACACTAGGACATGTAAGAATGGTACATGCCAGAATTTCAGACAAATAA
- a CDS encoding sensor histidine kinase, whose amino-acid sequence MTIRSKIIILYISLTAATLLLLSIFIFLFTSHFATKNFFTRLKARASIAAHNHMEEDLNAKPVYEEVRKKHLVPLTGEKEYLIKKDTIYSKSKGSILNVLPSAFLDEILMTGYAEYKDGDDFYVGVYYKNEYPSYVVILTAIDQEGNELLSSLRNLLIVGFIACCVIILVAAILFSTQILKPITRIVKEVDQIRASNLHLRLKPGNGKDELSHLANIFNNMLDRLEASFEMQSHFVSNASHELRTPLTTILGESEIILKRPRSTEEYIQSLHTIASEANKLDQLITSLLKMSQLGFDGKKLITEKVQMDELLLAIKADITRRIPDNQVSIEFSEIPEKIEWISLSVNRMWMKLAIINIIHNAIKYSENQMVTVKLFANEKLLEISVTDSGIGIPAEDITHVFEPFYRGSNTTNFAGHGIGLPLSLKIIRLHHGKISINSEKDIGTKISIYFNREELSE is encoded by the coding sequence ATGACAATACGTAGTAAAATTATTATTCTTTATATTTCTTTAACTGCAGCAACCTTATTGTTGTTAAGCATTTTTATCTTCTTATTTACCTCTCATTTCGCTACCAAAAATTTTTTTACCAGACTAAAGGCCAGGGCTTCTATAGCTGCCCACAATCACATGGAGGAAGATTTAAATGCTAAACCAGTATATGAAGAAGTCCGGAAAAAACATCTTGTACCTTTAACAGGCGAAAAAGAATATTTAATTAAAAAAGATACAATATACTCCAAATCTAAAGGAAGTATTTTAAATGTTTTGCCTTCAGCATTTCTTGATGAAATCTTAATGACGGGATATGCTGAATATAAAGACGGAGATGATTTTTATGTTGGTGTATATTATAAAAATGAGTATCCTAGTTATGTCGTAATACTTACTGCCATTGATCAGGAGGGAAATGAGTTATTGTCATCTCTGAGAAATCTGCTTATTGTCGGGTTCATTGCATGTTGTGTAATTATACTCGTGGCTGCCATATTATTTTCAACTCAAATTTTAAAACCCATTACCAGAATTGTAAAAGAAGTTGACCAGATACGTGCATCTAATCTTCACCTCAGGCTAAAGCCAGGAAATGGCAAGGATGAGTTATCTCATCTGGCAAATATTTTCAACAATATGCTGGACAGGCTGGAAGCTTCTTTTGAAATGCAAAGTCATTTTGTAAGCAATGCTTCTCATGAATTGAGAACCCCTCTGACTACGATACTGGGTGAATCTGAAATCATCCTGAAAAGGCCGAGAAGTACGGAAGAATATATCCAGTCGTTACATACAATCGCATCGGAGGCGAATAAACTGGACCAACTCATTACGAGTTTATTAAAAATGTCTCAGCTTGGCTTTGACGGAAAAAAACTGATTACTGAAAAGGTTCAGATGGATGAACTCTTACTTGCAATAAAAGCAGATATTACCAGAAGAATACCAGACAACCAGGTCAGTATTGAATTTTCTGAAATACCTGAAAAAATTGAGTGGATATCTCTTTCTGTAAACAGAATGTGGATGAAACTTGCTATTATCAATATCATTCACAATGCCATTAAATATTCCGAAAATCAAATGGTAACTGTAAAGCTATTTGCTAACGAAAAACTTCTTGAAATAAGCGTTACTGACTCTGGAATAGGAATACCTGCTGAAGACATTACTCATGTATTTGAGCCCTTTTACCGAGGCAGCAATACAACCAACTTTGCCGGGCATGGCATAGGTCTTCCGCTATCACTAAAGATTATCCGTCTGCATCATGGAAAAATTTCCATCAACTCCGAAAAAGATATCGGAACAAAAATAAGTATATACTTTAACCGGGAAGAGCTAAGTGAATAG
- a CDS encoding efflux RND transporter periplasmic adaptor subunit, with amino-acid sequence MINSILNKLITSYLCCMLIVVFQACHKDNKSASVPVVEENSIELTEDQMKRLDINLVSPEKKALESYVHFNGKIVALPNYRAEVSSNVQGKIEKVFVHEGDFVEKGKPLVELSSMRLVELQEEYFAAKNETDFLTIELKRQEELRKNNVGALVDLQTVQTKHRASLNRQASLKAKLALLGIDMEGNGSEAIRTKLSIKAPISGYIHSLPVSVGMIASAETILAELIDVSQLLAEIYVYEKDIDLIKAGQSVTLDFINHSFGEVQGTVFNIAKVIDENTKAINVFVKFTAPGKSIILPDMNIMAILENKSNNTPAPTVPRSSLLQEDDHYYIFLTDKKVKEGKIKLSKHKVDLGDKNEKFTEIIFPNPVENEIFVAANNVMAIEMERKKKTGGVFAD; translated from the coding sequence ATGATAAATTCAATTCTGAATAAATTAATAACAAGCTATCTATGTTGCATGCTTATCGTAGTATTTCAGGCTTGCCATAAAGATAACAAAAGTGCATCTGTGCCGGTAGTAGAAGAAAATTCTATTGAGCTGACTGAAGACCAAATGAAAAGGTTGGATATAAACCTTGTATCTCCTGAGAAAAAGGCATTGGAATCATATGTTCATTTTAATGGAAAAATTGTGGCCTTACCAAACTATAGAGCAGAGGTAAGTTCCAATGTGCAAGGGAAAATAGAAAAAGTGTTTGTTCATGAAGGTGATTTTGTTGAAAAAGGTAAACCCCTTGTCGAACTAAGCAGCATGAGGCTGGTAGAACTTCAGGAAGAATATTTTGCAGCTAAAAATGAAACTGATTTCTTAACTATTGAACTTAAAAGACAGGAAGAACTCAGAAAAAATAATGTCGGTGCACTTGTAGATCTTCAGACAGTACAAACCAAGCATAGGGCTTCCCTAAACAGACAAGCATCGCTGAAAGCAAAACTTGCGTTGCTGGGTATTGATATGGAAGGAAATGGATCTGAAGCAATAAGAACAAAATTATCAATCAAAGCTCCAATCTCCGGATACATACATTCACTGCCTGTCAGCGTTGGGATGATTGCATCTGCTGAAACAATTCTGGCTGAATTGATAGATGTGAGTCAGCTTCTTGCTGAAATTTATGTTTATGAAAAAGATATTGATTTAATTAAAGCCGGCCAATCTGTAACCCTTGACTTTATCAATCACTCATTCGGAGAAGTACAGGGAACTGTATTCAATATAGCTAAAGTAATTGATGAGAACACAAAAGCAATCAATGTCTTTGTTAAATTCACTGCTCCGGGCAAAAGCATTATCCTTCCAGACATGAACATAATGGCTATACTAGAGAATAAGAGTAATAACACTCCCGCTCCAACTGTACCTCGCTCCAGCTTGTTACAGGAAGATGATCATTATTATATCTTCTTAACAGATAAAAAAGTAAAAGAAGGTAAGATTAAACTTAGCAAACATAAAGTTGATCTGGGAGATAAAAATGAAAAATTTACTGAGATCATTTTTCCAAATCCTGTAGAAAATGAAATATTTGTAGCTGCAAATAATGTAATGGCAATAGAAATGGAAAGAAAGAAAAAGACAGGTGGCGTTTTTGCTGATTAA
- a CDS encoding ATP-binding protein, which translates to MTMQTEVIQRTYAALNMDISWLESVLDLRISFQVFEGDLLSLVPAPSVVNEDIYGSIIEKCKLSPAERLILVLSLSPFLKPELSNRFLTVKNQMEMIPSEIGGALGKSYRGFIPTIQTALYLLAGRQGNVLDWLYLFNPEEKLNAFHLISLHLTQPDEPFTSQLLNPSKEVMDCLINGKALEPHFSPDFPAQKISTSLEWEDLVLNKETMDQVEDILDWVRFEKQLLSNKDYTRKTMPGYRALFAGPPGTGKTLTASLIGKATGRETYKIDLSMIVSKYVGETEKNLSKIFSRAQGQNWILFFDEADALFGKRSETKDAHDRYANQEVAYLLQRVEQYDGLVILASNYKKNIDQAFYRRLQSIVNFPLPDYSERLLLWEKSKPEGFVYDEDVDLSNLAERYKICGGSVTNVLRHCCLKAVSRNSDKIKAGDLMTGINREFAKEGKTGV; encoded by the coding sequence ATGACAATGCAAACCGAGGTCATTCAGCGGACATATGCTGCTTTAAATATGGATATCTCCTGGCTGGAATCTGTTCTTGATCTGAGAATTTCATTCCAGGTTTTTGAAGGAGATCTGCTCTCTCTTGTACCCGCACCTAGCGTGGTAAATGAAGATATCTATGGTTCTATTATTGAAAAATGTAAACTCTCGCCAGCAGAAAGACTGATCCTTGTCCTTAGCCTTAGTCCATTTCTGAAACCGGAGCTTAGCAATAGGTTTCTTACTGTAAAGAATCAGATGGAAATGATTCCGTCGGAAATAGGCGGTGCTTTGGGAAAGTCTTACAGAGGCTTTATTCCTACTATACAAACAGCTCTCTATCTGCTTGCTGGAAGACAGGGGAATGTGCTCGATTGGTTGTATTTATTTAATCCGGAAGAGAAGCTAAATGCATTTCATCTTATATCTCTGCATTTAACTCAGCCTGATGAACCATTCACAAGTCAGTTGCTTAATCCTTCAAAAGAAGTTATGGATTGCCTGATTAATGGAAAGGCGCTTGAACCCCATTTTTCTCCAGATTTTCCTGCACAGAAAATATCGACTTCACTGGAATGGGAGGATCTTGTGCTAAATAAGGAAACAATGGATCAGGTAGAAGACATCCTTGATTGGGTTCGTTTTGAAAAACAGTTGTTAAGTAATAAAGACTATACGCGGAAAACAATGCCAGGCTATAGAGCATTATTTGCAGGGCCTCCAGGAACAGGGAAAACATTAACAGCATCCTTAATAGGAAAGGCTACAGGAAGAGAAACTTATAAGATTGATCTGTCTATGATTGTCTCTAAGTATGTGGGCGAAACGGAAAAAAATCTTTCAAAGATTTTTAGCAGGGCACAAGGACAAAATTGGATTCTTTTTTTTGATGAAGCTGATGCATTATTTGGTAAAAGGTCAGAGACGAAAGATGCACATGACAGATATGCTAATCAGGAAGTAGCTTACCTGCTTCAGCGTGTGGAACAGTATGATGGGTTGGTGATACTTGCCAGCAATTACAAAAAGAATATAGATCAGGCTTTTTATAGAAGACTTCAGTCCATTGTAAATTTTCCCCTGCCAGATTATTCTGAGAGGTTATTGCTATGGGAAAAATCAAAGCCGGAAGGTTTTGTTTATGATGAAGATGTGGACCTGTCTAATCTGGCTGAACGATACAAAATTTGTGGCGGCTCCGTTACGAATGTATTGCGTCACTGCTGTCTTAAGGCAGTTTCCAGAAATTCAGATAAAATAAAAGCTGGAGATTTAATGACTGGAATTAACAGAGAATTTGCCAAAGAGGGAAAAACTGGTGTTTAA
- a CDS encoding eCIS core domain-containing protein, which produces MTSNSERVQKESSIQRRSSQNSHSTSSARQYGKVSGLFGQGEVSGYGDAVLQSMQTKETDVSYGSIHNPIQQKEEENPLQKKEEKGASGFSDEGNSAKKSGGLPEGLKSGIESLSGISMDDVQVHYNSQKPASVNALAYAQGTDIHLGTGQEKHLPHEAWHVVQQKQGRVKPTMQMKGAVNINDDEGLEREADEMGERAVQRKASGSNNKVSKSSSAFNVMQRRIGFEIETGIPITRRIPNPDPLTVGIHPHLYRDAHPQTMAQNLRQGTLTISADHSGAHAQTILEPFNQWSIIEAVTDPIDDSLTPSQFDAIATVWLSRIINIKQLAQQGPPAQQLLGTNYYVGLPSAQNYANWDRIAPQVTVGVPLDQAAKLISAFPLSGTASTYNATKLAKESPAKALKVMQGLIGAIPPGSQNGVPELKGLVTLMMNYLTAGNDNDIAKVIYMKNRPANVFYKSKLSDVRNNLLTTTYGNLILNDANNRAALRTLLLLESGRTSGDSLFKADPSPVNPQGIASTVTVHQWITEVLSGVDDRIFDEMKNPWANPIAPDANDEVVIELRKLGYDLTHSNFTLEDFNGGLLQYMKKVYLANKRLKNHEV; this is translated from the coding sequence ATGACTTCAAATTCAGAAAGAGTTCAGAAAGAATCCTCTATACAAAGAAGGAGTAGCCAAAATTCCCATAGTACATCCAGTGCTCGGCAATATGGCAAGGTATCTGGCCTGTTTGGTCAAGGTGAAGTAAGCGGATATGGTGATGCAGTGTTGCAGTCTATGCAGACGAAAGAAACCGATGTTAGTTATGGTTCAATCCACAACCCTATTCAACAAAAGGAAGAAGAAAATCCACTCCAAAAGAAAGAGGAAAAAGGAGCGTCTGGGTTTAGTGATGAAGGTAATTCAGCAAAAAAATCAGGAGGCTTGCCAGAAGGGTTAAAGAGCGGAATAGAATCTTTGTCTGGGATCTCTATGGATGACGTTCAGGTGCATTATAATTCGCAAAAACCTGCAAGTGTCAATGCGCTTGCCTATGCTCAGGGGACAGATATCCATTTGGGGACAGGTCAGGAGAAACATCTTCCTCATGAAGCTTGGCATGTGGTGCAGCAAAAGCAGGGCAGGGTGAAGCCAACGATGCAGATGAAAGGCGCTGTTAATATCAATGATGATGAAGGGTTGGAAAGAGAAGCTGATGAAATGGGAGAAAGGGCAGTGCAAAGAAAGGCATCGGGCAGTAATAATAAAGTTTCCAAAAGTAGTTCAGCATTCAATGTAATGCAAAGACGAATTGGTTTTGAAATTGAAACAGGGATACCTATCACACGTAGAATTCCTAATCCGGACCCTTTAACAGTGGGCATTCACCCACATCTATACAGAGATGCGCATCCGCAAACAATGGCTCAGAATTTAAGACAGGGAACATTAACAATTTCAGCAGATCATTCAGGAGCACATGCGCAAACGATACTGGAGCCATTTAATCAATGGTCTATTATAGAAGCTGTAACAGATCCGATAGATGACAGTCTGACACCTAGCCAATTCGATGCTATTGCTACGGTATGGTTGTCAAGAATTATAAACATAAAACAGCTTGCGCAGCAGGGGCCACCTGCACAGCAGCTATTAGGAACAAACTATTATGTGGGCCTTCCTTCAGCTCAGAATTATGCAAACTGGGATCGTATAGCTCCTCAGGTTACAGTTGGTGTTCCTCTTGATCAGGCTGCGAAACTCATAAGCGCATTCCCCTTAAGTGGTACGGCAAGTACATATAATGCAACAAAATTGGCCAAAGAGTCTCCGGCTAAAGCCCTTAAAGTAATGCAGGGACTTATTGGTGCTATACCACCAGGTTCACAAAATGGAGTTCCTGAACTAAAAGGTTTGGTAACATTGATGATGAACTACCTTACTGCCGGTAATGATAACGACATTGCCAAAGTGATTTATATGAAAAACAGACCTGCAAATGTTTTTTATAAAAGTAAACTCTCTGATGTCAGAAACAATCTGCTTACAACTACTTATGGAAATCTGATACTTAATGATGCCAATAACAGGGCTGCATTAAGAACATTATTATTGCTGGAATCCGGAAGAACTTCAGGAGACTCATTATTCAAAGCGGATCCGAGTCCGGTCAATCCACAGGGCATTGCGTCAACGGTAACTGTTCATCAGTGGATTACAGAAGTATTATCAGGTGTAGATGACAGAATTTTTGATGAAATGAAGAACCCATGGGCAAATCCAATAGCCCCAGATGCAAATGATGAGGTGGTGATTGAATTGAGAAAATTAGGTTATGATCTTACTCATTCTAATTTTACACTGGAAGATTTTAACGGAGGTTTGCTTCAATATATGAAAAAAGTATACCTTGCTAATAAGCGGCTGAAAAATCATGAAGTCTAA
- a CDS encoding FcoT family thioesterase, translated as MTTAIKNTYKSGAPVIEISPDFLDLILKPYRNHAKYLYEAEITHFLEKLEPNSTTSLITARGKFSIPESCYIDDTGHFNAVEFNICFNQLAYVMFGKCLQEGIFQRLIPIWESKIKLDYDIFLRQQLSSMLIVKIEGKFLKQLDSDGFFGEISIDKVISSNDAHFAYTTVSFSDGDGIKCKGSVVLAFNPIHE; from the coding sequence ATGACAACTGCAATAAAAAACACCTATAAAAGTGGGGCACCTGTAATAGAAATCTCCCCTGACTTTCTTGATCTTATACTAAAGCCATACAGAAATCATGCAAAATACCTGTATGAAGCAGAGATTACTCATTTCCTGGAAAAACTGGAACCTAATTCTACCACCAGTCTGATCACTGCCAGAGGAAAATTTTCAATTCCTGAAAGCTGTTATATAGATGATACTGGACATTTCAATGCTGTTGAGTTCAATATATGTTTTAATCAACTTGCATATGTAATGTTTGGGAAATGCCTTCAGGAAGGAATCTTTCAAAGGCTGATACCAATATGGGAAAGTAAAATAAAACTTGACTATGACATTTTCCTGAGGCAACAACTTTCCTCAATGCTTATAGTAAAAATAGAAGGAAAATTTTTAAAACAACTTGACAGCGATGGTTTCTTTGGAGAAATATCGATTGATAAAGTAATCTCTTCTAATGATGCTCACTTTGCTTACACTACTGTTTCATTCTCCGATGGAGATGGTATTAAATGCAAAGGGTCTGTTGTACTTGCCTTCAATCCAATTCATGAATAA
- a CDS encoding DUF1801 domain-containing protein yields the protein MIKDKGVQQYFNSLPEDRKVAMTELRDVIVNNLPEGFEEVISYGMPGYVVPHSLFPQGYHCDPKLPLPFISIASQKNFIALYHMGIYADNTLLKWFVDEYEKLGKTKLDMGKSCIRFKKIDQIPFKLIGELVSKMTPQSWIALYKKQLRPS from the coding sequence ATGATAAAAGATAAAGGAGTACAACAATATTTCAATTCATTGCCAGAAGATAGAAAGGTAGCAATGACAGAGCTTAGGGATGTTATTGTAAATAATCTTCCCGAAGGTTTTGAAGAGGTAATAAGTTATGGCATGCCCGGATATGTAGTTCCGCATTCTTTGTTTCCACAAGGGTACCATTGTGATCCTAAATTACCACTGCCCTTTATTAGTATTGCTTCTCAGAAAAATTTTATTGCCCTTTATCACATGGGTATTTATGCTGATAATACTTTGTTGAAATGGTTTGTCGATGAATATGAAAAATTGGGCAAAACAAAGCTGGATATGGGTAAAAGTTGTATAAGGTTCAAAAAGATAGATCAGATCCCTTTTAAGTTAATTGGAGAACTTGTATCTAAAATGACTCCGCAGTCTTGGATAGCGCTTTATAAGAAACAGCTAAGGCCGTCATGA
- a CDS encoding Rieske 2Fe-2S domain-containing protein, which translates to MKKHCEESDILKFPHPVLKSSSLKKKIKEITLNEKKYVLYRDNDGKPVAFPIACPHRGALLSKGKINKKGELVCAYHAWRINASGKAQSPSVPNKTCEVHSLKTWDKYGFIWIANKDTPDEAFPEFIRPGYELIGKFSSHFDAPIKVALDNFGEIEHAFKVHTFIGPGLNELNTVDFKVKIEEEQTFGFLDCKYRNMPLFLSSFFGIKKGDHYHNDWVFRFKPLHGSYRNYWTDKDTKAERAVSFIITSFLVPVNANESKIQVFVQMAVNNKWLKLLFPVLKLSTLLITKFEIWADAGIARYAAEDPEDGTNWKLTYLDKQIMPNRKLMDKIYFQKQDKKVLTGEEIEH; encoded by the coding sequence ATGAAAAAACATTGTGAAGAGTCAGATATACTTAAATTTCCTCATCCTGTACTTAAGTCTTCTTCATTAAAGAAAAAGATAAAAGAGATTACATTGAATGAAAAAAAATATGTACTATACAGGGACAACGACGGTAAACCTGTTGCATTTCCCATAGCTTGCCCACATCGGGGTGCCCTTTTATCAAAAGGTAAAATAAATAAAAAAGGAGAACTTGTATGTGCGTATCATGCGTGGAGAATCAATGCCTCAGGCAAAGCTCAGAGCCCTTCGGTACCTAACAAAACCTGCGAAGTACATAGCTTAAAAACATGGGATAAATATGGCTTTATATGGATTGCAAATAAAGACACACCAGATGAAGCATTTCCGGAGTTTATCAGACCTGGATATGAACTGATAGGCAAATTTTCCTCTCACTTTGATGCACCAATAAAGGTTGCACTGGATAATTTCGGTGAAATTGAACATGCATTTAAAGTGCATACTTTTATAGGGCCAGGACTTAATGAACTGAATACTGTAGACTTTAAAGTTAAAATTGAAGAAGAACAGACTTTTGGATTTCTGGATTGTAAATACAGAAACATGCCGTTGTTTTTAAGTTCATTTTTCGGAATAAAAAAAGGTGATCACTATCATAATGATTGGGTGTTTAGGTTTAAACCTCTTCATGGATCATACAGAAACTATTGGACTGATAAAGATACCAAGGCCGAACGGGCTGTCTCTTTTATCATAACAAGCTTTCTTGTCCCTGTAAATGCTAATGAATCAAAAATCCAGGTATTCGTGCAAATGGCAGTTAATAACAAATGGTTAAAACTCCTTTTCCCTGTTTTAAAATTATCTACACTACTTATTACCAAATTTGAAATATGGGCAGACGCAGGTATTGCTAGATATGCTGCTGAAGATCCTGAAGACGGGACCAACTGGAAACTCACCTATCTTGACAAACAAATTATGCCTAACCGAAAATTAATGGATAAAATATATTTCCAAAAACAGGATAAAAAAGTGCTAACTGGAGAAGAAATTGAACATTAA
- a CDS encoding response regulator transcription factor produces MKILIIEDEVNVASFIMRGFQEEGHSASIAMDGATGLQMMTDHTFDLVILDLMLPGINGMEICRRIREDNTDVPIIMLTALGTTENVVSGLNAGADDYMIKPFKFSELLARIEAIKRRTQKNNPKNFILKFSNLEINTSNKTVKRGDEKITLTATEFKLLEYLMINQGRVLSRVSILENVWDINFDMNTNVVDVYINYLRKKIDKGFEEKLIHTVVGMGYVMRKDD; encoded by the coding sequence ATGAAAATTCTTATCATTGAAGATGAAGTAAATGTCGCTTCTTTTATTATGAGGGGCTTCCAGGAAGAAGGACATTCCGCAAGCATAGCTATGGATGGTGCTACCGGTCTTCAGATGATGACTGATCATACATTTGACCTTGTAATATTGGATCTGATGCTTCCTGGCATCAATGGCATGGAAATTTGCAGACGAATAAGAGAGGATAATACCGATGTCCCTATCATTATGCTAACAGCACTTGGCACGACCGAAAACGTTGTATCCGGTCTGAATGCTGGTGCTGATGATTATATGATAAAACCTTTCAAATTTTCTGAACTACTAGCACGTATAGAAGCTATTAAAAGAAGAACACAGAAAAATAATCCCAAAAATTTTATTTTAAAGTTTTCCAATCTGGAAATAAACACCTCTAATAAAACTGTCAAAAGAGGAGACGAAAAAATAACACTCACTGCCACAGAATTCAAGCTTCTGGAATATCTCATGATTAATCAGGGTAGAGTTTTATCAAGGGTAAGCATACTTGAAAATGTATGGGATATCAATTTTGACATGAACACGAATGTGGTGGATGTTTACATTAACTATCTCAGAAAAAAAATAGATAAAGGTTTTGAAGAAAAACTAATACATACTGTAGTAGGCATGGGCTACGTTATGAGAAAAGACGACTGA